Proteins encoded in a region of the Campylobacter geochelonis genome:
- a CDS encoding c-type cytochrome encodes MKKLLVVSTFVALACTSVFAADGATIYKKCIACHGAKAEKVYLNKIPALNTLEAATMVEDMKKYKAGERNEFKMGAIMKGQMATLSEDDMKAVAEYIQTLK; translated from the coding sequence ATGAAAAAACTTTTAGTTGTTTCTACTTTTGTTGCGTTAGCATGTACTAGCGTGTTTGCGGCTGATGGTGCTACCATCTATAAAAAATGTATAGCATGTCATGGTGCTAAAGCTGAGAAAGTTTATCTTAACAAAATCCCAGCACTTAACACATTAGAAGCTGCAACAATGGTTGAAGATATGAAAAAATACAAAGCTGGCGAGCGTAATGAGTTCAAAATGGGCGCTATTATGAAAGGTCAGATGGCGACATTGAGTGAAGATGATATGAAAGCAGTAGCTGAGTATATCCAAACTTTAAAATAG
- the accA gene encoding acetyl-CoA carboxylase carboxyl transferase subunit alpha — MASYLDFEKGIKQIDEEISSAKIRGDEDAVEILVKNLEKEVSKTYKNLSEYQRLQLARHPDRPYTLDYIRALLSDGYEIHGDRAFADDPAILCYIGYIGDKKVVVIGEQKGRGTKYKLKRNFGMPNPEGYRKALRVAKMAEKFSLPILFLIDTPGAYPGIGAEERGQSEAIARNLYELSTLRTPIISIVIGEGGSGGALAIGVADKLAMMQNSVFSVISPEGCAAILWNDPTKSELATKAMKITAGELKEHNLIDDVINEPKMGAHRDKDGAAKELGEYFLNNLEELEKLSIDELLEKRMEKILKIGAFKEK, encoded by the coding sequence ATGGCTAGCTATTTGGATTTTGAAAAGGGAATTAAACAGATTGATGAGGAAATTTCAAGCGCTAAAATCAGAGGTGATGAAGATGCGGTTGAAATTTTAGTAAAAAATTTAGAAAAAGAAGTTAGTAAAACTTATAAAAATCTTTCAGAATACCAAAGATTACAGCTTGCTAGACATCCAGATCGTCCTTATACGCTTGATTATATCAGAGCTTTACTTAGCGATGGATATGAAATTCACGGCGATAGAGCGTTTGCTGATGATCCGGCGATACTTTGTTATATAGGTTATATAGGCGATAAAAAAGTCGTTGTTATAGGCGAACAAAAAGGTCGCGGAACAAAATATAAGCTAAAAAGAAATTTTGGTATGCCAAACCCTGAAGGCTATAGAAAAGCCTTAAGAGTTGCTAAAATGGCTGAAAAATTCTCTCTTCCTATACTGTTTTTAATCGACACTCCAGGTGCTTATCCTGGAATAGGCGCTGAAGAGAGGGGACAAAGCGAAGCCATAGCTAGAAATCTTTATGAGTTAAGCACTTTAAGAACTCCAATAATATCTATAGTTATAGGTGAGGGCGGAAGTGGCGGTGCTTTAGCTATCGGTGTTGCTGATAAACTTGCCATGATGCAAAACTCTGTTTTTTCGGTTATCTCGCCAGAGGGCTGTGCGGCGATACTTTGGAATGATCCTACAAAAAGTGAACTTGCGACAAAAGCGATGAAAATCACAGCAGGCGAACTTAAAGAACACAATCTAATCGATGATGTTATAAACGAGCCTAAAATGGGAGCGCATCGTGATAAAGATGGTGCTGCTAAAGAGCTTGGTGAGTATTTTTTGAACAATCTTGAAGAGTTGGAAAAACTAAGCATAGATGAGCTTTTAGAAAAAAGAATGGAAAAAATTCTAAAAATCGGTGCTTTTAAAGAAAAATAA
- a CDS encoding heavy metal translocating P-type ATPase, with protein sequence MSKEKCSHCQLSFEKDALIDDEFGNKFCCNGCKQVFYLLKNEGLDDFYKKLGKNTLNPASNLKEISDETARSIYKNYVKQNSDGFNEIYIIIEGIHCAACIWLNQKVLFNAKGVIEAEINASTNKAKIVWDESEINLAEIFNIIQSIGYNPYPYDPVRSQTRSDAKRRDFYARLLVGIFATMNIMWIAVALYSGYFSGMDESIKDVLHFAEFVLATPVLFYTGNVFLKGAITAVKTKMPNMDLLIFSGATLTYIYSLYAMFSRSGEVYFDSVCMIITFVFIGKYLEVISQKKAVDSLDALSNLVIKEIQVKNGDKFELKSANSVKIGDVILVNSGEMVLIDGKIISGDGSFDYASLSGESIPVFKQNGDEISSGAICLDGRVEYMAQCDFQSSILSKIINLLENASFKKPQIEKTVNKISGYFSLIILSLALLTFLAWFGLDFGFEKALIVAVSVIIVACPCALGLATPVATLVGLSTGLKKGIIYKETKIIESMAKCDTIVFDKTGTLTKAKLKVVNSEFYTKFDINLLANLLKSSNHPVSVAVFEHINHDYKSLNLSEFENIQAKGVSAKFSNTHLRGGSYKFMQELGLKCPNSDMTSYFFAIDDEVVAKFELEDILRDEAKDVVLNLANQGFEIYILSGDNEKVVKKIANELNITNFVANSLPSSKAEFVQNLSKNGKNVIMVGDGINDSVALSVATVGISFGSGASVSVDKSDVILVNENLTKLYEAILISKATLKTIKQNLALSILYNIIAIPLAMLGFIIPLFAALFMSLSSISVVLNSLKIKNIFKGNR encoded by the coding sequence ATGTCAAAAGAGAAATGCTCCCATTGCCAACTAAGTTTTGAAAAAGATGCGCTAATAGATGATGAATTTGGTAATAAATTCTGCTGTAACGGCTGCAAACAGGTCTTTTATCTTTTAAAAAACGAAGGGCTTGATGATTTTTACAAAAAACTTGGAAAAAATACACTAAATCCAGCTTCAAATTTAAAAGAAATTTCAGATGAAACCGCGCGAAGTATTTATAAAAACTATGTCAAACAAAATAGCGATGGATTTAACGAAATTTACATCATCATCGAAGGAATCCACTGCGCGGCTTGTATCTGGCTAAATCAAAAAGTTTTATTTAACGCAAAAGGCGTCATAGAAGCTGAAATCAATGCTTCAACCAACAAAGCCAAAATCGTCTGGGATGAAAGCGAGATAAATTTAGCTGAAATTTTTAACATCATTCAAAGCATTGGTTACAACCCATATCCTTACGATCCCGTTCGCTCGCAAACTCGCTCTGATGCTAAACGGCGCGATTTTTACGCTAGGCTTTTAGTTGGCATTTTTGCTACGATGAATATCATGTGGATAGCAGTTGCTTTGTATAGTGGGTATTTTAGTGGAATGGATGAGAGCATAAAAGATGTGCTTCACTTTGCTGAGTTTGTTTTAGCAACTCCGGTGCTTTTTTATACCGGAAATGTCTTTTTAAAAGGGGCGATAACTGCAGTTAAAACCAAAATGCCGAATATGGATTTGCTAATCTTTTCAGGCGCCACGCTTACTTATATATACTCGCTTTATGCGATGTTTTCGCGCTCTGGCGAGGTGTATTTCGACTCGGTTTGTATGATTATAACCTTTGTTTTTATAGGAAAATACCTCGAAGTTATCAGCCAAAAAAAGGCAGTTGATAGCCTTGATGCTTTATCAAATTTGGTTATAAAAGAGATTCAAGTAAAAAATGGCGATAAATTTGAACTAAAAAGCGCAAATAGCGTTAAAATCGGCGATGTTATCTTAGTAAATAGCGGCGAAATGGTGCTAATCGATGGCAAGATTATAAGTGGAGATGGAAGCTTTGATTATGCGAGTTTAAGTGGCGAGAGCATTCCGGTTTTTAAACAAAATGGCGATGAGATAAGCTCTGGAGCGATTTGCCTTGATGGGCGAGTCGAGTATATGGCACAATGCGATTTTCAAAGTTCAATTTTAAGTAAAATCATAAATTTACTCGAAAATGCTTCGTTTAAAAAACCACAAATCGAAAAAACGGTAAATAAAATCTCAGGATATTTTTCACTTATCATACTTTCTCTTGCTTTGCTTACCTTTTTAGCGTGGTTTGGGCTTGATTTTGGTTTTGAAAAAGCTTTGATTGTCGCAGTTTCTGTTATCATCGTTGCTTGTCCTTGCGCACTTGGTCTTGCAACTCCAGTGGCTACGCTTGTTGGGCTTAGTACAGGGCTTAAAAAAGGAATTATTTACAAAGAGACAAAAATCATCGAAAGCATGGCAAAGTGCGACACAATCGTGTTTGATAAAACAGGGACTTTAACAAAAGCAAAACTTAAGGTTGTAAATAGCGAATTTTACACCAAATTTGATATAAATTTATTAGCAAATTTGCTAAAAAGCTCAAACCATCCAGTTAGTGTAGCTGTGTTTGAACACATTAATCACGACTATAAGTCGCTAAATTTAAGTGAGTTTGAAAACATACAAGCAAAAGGAGTTAGCGCTAAATTTAGCAATACCCACTTAAGAGGCGGAAGCTATAAATTTATGCAAGAACTTGGCTTAAAATGCCCAAATAGCGATATGACAAGCTATTTTTTCGCTATAGATGATGAAGTCGTGGCTAAGTTTGAGTTAGAAGATATTTTGCGAGATGAGGCTAAAGATGTGGTGTTAAATTTAGCAAATCAAGGCTTTGAAATTTATATCCTAAGTGGCGATAACGAAAAAGTGGTAAAAAAGATAGCAAATGAGCTTAATATCACAAATTTCGTAGCAAACTCTCTACCATCTAGCAAGGCAGAATTCGTTCAAAACCTAAGTAAAAATGGTAAAAATGTCATCATGGTAGGCGATGGTATAAACGACTCAGTTGCACTAAGCGTGGCGACTGTTGGCATAAGTTTTGGAAGTGGCGCGAGTGTGAGCGTGGATAAAAGCGATGTGATTTTAGTAAATGAAAATTTAACAAAACTCTATGAGGCGATTTTAATCTCAAAAGCAACGCTTAAGACAATTAAACAAAATTTAGCTTTATCTATTCTTTATAACATTATCGCCATACCGCTTGCGATGTTGGGCTTCATAATACCGCTATTTGCGGCACTTTTCATGAGCTTAAGCTCGATTAGCGTTGTCTTAAATAGCTTAAAAATTAAAAATATCTTTAAAGGAAACAGATGA
- the ccoS gene encoding cbb3-type cytochrome oxidase assembly protein CcoS has translation MSTILTIMLVVSIFMGLIGLFGLLWGLKTRQFEDYSKFLDGTKFDSEDALNDAYKMEQKKKEALKKREDKNSGYRPPD, from the coding sequence ATGAGTACTATACTAACTATAATGCTTGTTGTATCGATTTTCATGGGTCTTATAGGGCTTTTTGGGCTTCTTTGGGGGCTTAAGACTAGGCAGTTTGAGGACTACTCAAAGTTTCTTGATGGGACAAAATTTGATAGTGAAGATGCACTAAATGACGCTTATAAAATGGAGCAAAAGAAAAAAGAGGCTCTTAAAAAAAGAGAAGATAAAAATAGTGGTTATAGACCGCCTGATTAG
- the acpP gene encoding acyl carrier protein, whose protein sequence is MAVFEDVRDVVVEQLSVSPDAVKLESKIIEDLGADSLDVVELIMALEEKFEIEIPDSDAEKLISINDVVSYIEKL, encoded by the coding sequence ATGGCAGTTTTTGAAGACGTAAGAGATGTAGTTGTAGAACAACTTAGTGTAAGCCCAGATGCGGTTAAGTTGGAGTCTAAAATTATTGAAGATTTAGGTGCTGATTCTCTTGATGTTGTTGAGCTTATAATGGCTTTAGAAGAGAAATTTGAGATTGAAATTCCAGATAGTGATGCAGAGAAACTAATAAGCATCAACGATGTTGTAAGTTATATCGAAAAACTATAA
- the fabG gene encoding 3-oxoacyl-ACP reductase FabG, whose product MKFSGKNVLVTGASRGIGAEICRVLAGYGLKVWINYRSKPEIADALMKEIIANGGEAAVVKFDATNEAEFIEAINLIVQSDGELSYLVNNAGITNDKLALRMKLEDFTNVIDANLTSAFIGSREALKVMSKKRFGAVVNVASIVGEMGNAGQVNYSASKGGMIAMSKSFAKEAASRNVRFNCVTPGFIATDMTEVLSEEVKKSYTDAVALKRFGTPNDVAQGVAFLLSDASSYITGDVLKINGGLYM is encoded by the coding sequence ATGAAATTTAGTGGAAAAAATGTCTTAGTAACTGGTGCTAGTCGTGGTATCGGTGCTGAAATTTGCCGAGTTTTGGCTGGATATGGGCTAAAAGTTTGGATAAATTACCGCTCAAAACCAGAAATCGCCGACGCTTTGATGAAGGAAATTATAGCAAATGGCGGTGAGGCAGCTGTTGTGAAGTTTGATGCGACAAATGAGGCTGAGTTTATAGAAGCTATAAATTTAATCGTTCAAAGCGATGGCGAGCTAAGTTATTTAGTAAACAACGCTGGAATCACAAACGACAAACTTGCTTTAAGAATGAAGCTTGAGGACTTTACAAACGTGATTGATGCGAACCTTACTTCAGCATTTATCGGCTCAAGAGAAGCGCTTAAAGTGATGAGTAAAAAACGCTTTGGTGCGGTTGTAAATGTCGCTTCTATAGTCGGTGAAATGGGAAATGCAGGGCAAGTAAACTACTCAGCAAGTAAAGGTGGTATGATAGCGATGAGTAAGAGTTTTGCTAAGGAAGCAGCTAGTAGAAATGTGCGATTTAACTGCGTAACTCCGGGCTTTATCGCTACAGATATGACTGAAGTTTTAAGCGAAGAAGTTAAAAAAAGTTACACCGATGCAGTCGCTCTAAAACGTTTTGGAACGCCAAATGATGTAGCGCAAGGCGTTGCGTTTTTGCTAAGTGACGCATCTTCATACATAACTGGAGATGTGCTTAAAATCAACGGTGGATTATATATGTAG
- a CDS encoding beta-ketoacyl-ACP synthase II, which yields MKRVVVTGMGMINALGLDKESSFKEICAGKTGVDRITLFDVEDFPVQIAAEVKNFDPLSVIEDGKEVKKMDRFIQLGLKAAAEAMGDAKFGEFDADEFGVSSAAGIGGLPNIEKNSNVCVARGPRKISPFFIPSSLVNMLGGMVSIAHGLKGPNLSSVTACAASTHAICEAAKCIMIGESKKMLVVGAESAICAVGVGGFAAMKALSDRNDDPATASRPFDKGRDGFVMGEGAAALVLEEYEDAKARGARIYAEIIGFGESGDAYHITSPTLDGPTRAMKKALAMAENPKIDYINAHGTSTSVNDRNETNALKEVFGDKTPPVSSTKGQTGHCLGAAGAIEAVVSIMAMQDGIMPPTINQIEKDEECDLDYVPNVARKADLNIVMSNSFGFGGTNGSVIFKKLD from the coding sequence TTGAAGAGAGTCGTAGTAACTGGCATGGGTATGATAAATGCGCTTGGACTTGATAAAGAGAGTTCTTTTAAAGAAATTTGTGCAGGAAAGACCGGTGTCGATAGGATTACGCTGTTTGATGTGGAGGATTTTCCGGTTCAAATAGCAGCAGAGGTTAAAAACTTTGACCCACTTAGCGTCATTGAAGATGGTAAAGAGGTTAAAAAGATGGATAGATTTATCCAACTAGGATTAAAAGCTGCTGCAGAAGCTATGGGTGATGCTAAATTTGGCGAATTTGATGCTGATGAATTTGGTGTAAGTTCAGCTGCTGGTATTGGCGGACTTCCAAATATTGAGAAAAATTCAAATGTTTGTGTAGCCAGAGGCCCTAGAAAAATATCTCCTTTCTTTATACCTTCATCGCTTGTAAATATGCTTGGTGGAATGGTTTCTATAGCTCATGGCTTAAAAGGACCAAATTTATCGAGCGTTACAGCATGTGCTGCCTCAACTCACGCAATCTGCGAGGCTGCAAAGTGTATAATGATAGGCGAAAGCAAAAAGATGTTAGTCGTAGGAGCAGAGTCTGCTATATGCGCTGTTGGCGTTGGTGGGTTTGCTGCTATGAAGGCATTATCAGATAGAAATGATGATCCAGCGACTGCTTCAAGACCATTTGATAAAGGTAGAGATGGCTTTGTTATGGGCGAAGGAGCTGCGGCGTTAGTGTTAGAAGAGTATGAAGATGCTAAGGCTAGGGGAGCTAGAATTTATGCAGAGATTATAGGATTTGGCGAGAGTGGAGATGCTTATCATATAACATCGCCAACACTTGATGGTCCAACAAGAGCTATGAAAAAAGCTTTAGCTATGGCTGAAAATCCTAAGATTGACTATATAAATGCTCACGGAACATCTACATCGGTAAATGATAGAAATGAAACAAATGCACTAAAAGAGGTGTTTGGTGATAAAACGCCACCAGTTAGTTCTACAAAGGGTCAAACTGGGCATTGTTTAGGTGCGGCTGGTGCCATTGAGGCTGTTGTCTCTATAATGGCTATGCAAGATGGAATTATGCCACCAACGATAAATCAGATAGAAAAAGATGAAGAGTGTGATTTAGACTATGTGCCAAACGTTGCTAGAAAAGCGGATTTAAATATCGTAATGAGTAACTCTTTTGGTTTTGGTGGAACAAATGGTTCTGTAATATTTAAGAAATTGGATTAA